The following proteins are encoded in a genomic region of Anomaloglossus baeobatrachus isolate aAnoBae1 chromosome 6, aAnoBae1.hap1, whole genome shotgun sequence:
- the LOC142317210 gene encoding uncharacterized protein LOC142317210 — protein MSDRGSEVYVTRSHVSSSASRKSVSSAAIATARAKAEAAKVRAAFAEQELKLKTEKARLEADLAKLAVDTEAAAAEAEVQALEEAARSDSKSFRLRLGPELSHRDISQRTSDYVLKHTASDDRLHSAPRERLNPAIQPSTFIQQTSHVKHEGNSVHLTPSVSPAPKFVDSYYTANRPKMEDPDGDYHGDNVFDGNNNSLGPHHSNMYQDHPLRNQELPDFLKFFARRELLTKGLLKFNDRPESYRAWRASFRNATAGLDISANEEIDLLVKWLGNESAEHAKRIRDISINHPSKGLCLLWERLDECYGSSERIEESLFKRLEDFPKISNKSFHMLRELSDLLVELQVAKFEGDLPGLASLDAARGIKPIVNKLPYSLQEKWLNRGSDYKQRHNVPFPPFHVFVDFVRQQAKIRNDPSFDLSTADPINPRTGKPAPVRNPRGSPITVHKTNVSATDSSRKTHSTTEPEGSLTIDPDKECPLHKRPHPLQQCRSFRGKSLKDRRIFLRENNICYRCCASTSHLARDCNASITCSECNSQEHSTVLHPEPAPQNSTHIDRLTEHGGEETESTPPEVSPQCTQVCGEGLTNKSCSKICLVTVYPMGYREKAVKLYAILDDQSNRSLASSAFFDIFGIKGLSCSYSLKTCTGVSEESGRRATGYQIESLDGKTSLPLPTLIECNAIPNNREEIPTPEAALHHPHLRNIAHLIPALNSQAKLVLLLGRDIIRVHKVRKQINGPHNSPYAQKLDLGWVVIGDVCLGNAHKPNNVQSLYTNTLESGRPSFFLPCPNKFLVKENLTNSAHLNGGKDRYAMDELCDGDKDHLGCAVFQKTKEDYKLAHSIEDETFLEIMDQGFHKDENDSWVAPLPFKPQRPRLPNNKEMALKRLTYLKPSFSKKPEMEVHFFAFMDKIFKIPTDQNPADHATRAVSAPRLKDTNWLVRPAFLYQPVPTAHETHTHELFEPESDVELRPQVSTLSTTITNRHLDSRRFLRFSTCRSAYRALTCLIHVIRSFKNRQSRPAPCKGWHRCHKAYTVEELTQAKHAIICCVQHEAYTQTLESLRNHRSVPKDSPLKKLDPFVDTQGLLRVGGRISNAKLENDECTPIIVPHGHVAFLLVEHYHAQVRHQGRLITEGALREAGFWITGAKRLVSRVIFKCIICRKLRGSCQSQKMADLPADRLSTEPPFTNVSLDVFGPWSVVTRQTRGGHANSKRWAVLFTCLSIRAVHIEVIETMDTSSFINAFRRFISLRGHVKHIRSDRGSNFVGACGELKIPSNLDINQVERRLSELGCTWTFNPPHSSHMGGVWERMIGIARRSLDSIFLQLGPSKLTHETLTTFMAEVVAIMNARPLVPISNDPDDLSLLTPSTLLTQKFNVSMPTSGEFTTKDLYKSQWKRVQMLADLFWTKWRKQYLSTLQTRDKWQDSRPNMKPGNVVLVKNTQSKRNEWPLGLVTKVFPSQDGQVRKVEIKIPKQSGKLFLRPVSELILLL, from the coding sequence atgtcagatagaggatctgaagtttatgtaacacgctcccatgtaagctcgtcagcttcaaggaagtctgtgagcagcgctgcaattgccaccgccagggcgaaggcggaagccgccaaagtgagagctgcctttgctgaacaagagttgaaattaaagacagaaaaagcacgtctagaagccgaccttgcaaaacttgctgtagacacagaagcagcagcagcagaagctgaagtacaggctttagaagaagcagcacgcagcgacagtaaaagtttcaggttaaggctcggacccgaactcagtcatcgggatatctcacaacgcacttcAGACTACGTACTAAAGCATACCGCATCAGACGACCgtctacattcagctccaagagagagacttaatcctgccattcagccatcaaccttcattcaacaaacatcccatgttaagcatgaaggtaattccgtccacctaacaccatcagtgtcacctgcacccaagtttgtagattcctaTTACACAGCGAACCGTCCCAAAATGGAGGACCCCGATGGTGACTATCATGGCGACAACGTATTTGATggcaacaataactcactgggacctcatcatagcaacatgtatcaggaccaccctctcagaaatcaagagctaccagatttcctcaagttcttcgcacgccgtgagttactcaccaaaggtcttttaaagtttaacgaccgtcctgaaagttacagagcgtggagagcttccttcagaaacgccacggccggcctggacatctctgccaatgaagagatcgatctcttggtcaagtggctaggaaacgaatcagcagaacatgcaaaacgcatcagggatatcagcatcaaccacccgagcaaaggtttgtgcctgttatgggagagacttgatgagtgctatggctcttcagagaggatagaagaatccctcttcaaaaggttggaggactttcccaagatctctaataagagctttcacatgctaagagaattgagcgacctcttggtagaactccaagtcgccaagtttgaaggagacctgccaggcctcgcgtccctagatgcagccagaggtattaaacccatagtgaataagttgccttacagtctgcaagagaaatggttgaaccggggttcagattacaaacaacgtcacaacgtgccgtttcctccattccatgtcttcgtagattttgtgcgccagcaagccaagatcaggaatgatcccagctttgacctttccaccgcagatcccatcaacccacgaacaggtaagcctgctccagtacgcaaccctcgaggctcacctatcactgtacacaaaactaatgtgtctgctacagattcatcacgcaagacccacagtacaacagaacctgaagggtcactaacaattgacccagacaaagagtgccccctacacaaaaggcctcacccactgcaacagtgcaggagttttagaggaaaatctcttaaagaccgtagaatcttcctcagagaaaacaacatatgttacagatgttgtgcatccacatctcacttagctagagactgcaatgccagtatcacttgttcggagtgtaacagtcaagagcacagcacagTTCTACACCCAGAACCAGCCCCACAGAATTCCACGCACATCGACCGacttacagagcacggcggggaggagacagagagtacacctcctgaagtgtcaccccagtgcactcaagtttgtggagaaggtctcactaacaaatcctgctcaaagatctgtctggttacagtttaccctatgggctacagagaaaaagcggttaaactctatgctatactcgacgaccagagtaatagatcactcgccagctcagctttctttgacatctttggaatcaagggacttagctgctcctactcactgaaaacatgtacaggagtgagtgaagaatctggcaggagggcaacaggttatcaaatcgaatccctagatgggaagacatccttaccccttcctacattaatcgagtgcaatgccatcccgaacaatagagaagagatacccactccagaagcggcactacaccatccccatttgagaaacatagcgcatctcattcctgcacttaattcccaagccaagttggtccttttgctggggagagacatcatcagagttcacaaggtgaggaaacagataaacggtcctcataactcgccctacgctcagaagctagatctaggatgggtagttataggggacgtctgcctcgggaatgctcacaagccgaacaacgtccaatctctctacacgaacacattggagagtggccgtccatcctttttcctaccctgccccaacaaattcctagtgaaggagaatctcaccaattcagcacacttaaatggtgggaaagacagatacgccatggatgaattgtgcgacggagacaaagatcatctagggtgcgctgtctttcaaaagaccaaagaagattataaactagcccattccattgaagatgagaccttcctggagataatggatcaaggatttcacaaggatgaaaacgacagctgggtggctccactaccattcaagccacaaagaccccgtcttcctaacaacaaagagatggcactaaagcgccttacctacttaaagccaagtttctcaaagaagccagaaatggaggtacatttctttgctttcatggacaaaatattcaaaataccaaccgaccaaaatcctgcagaccatgcaaccagagcggtatcggcaccacgcctcaaagacactaactggctagtcagacctgcatttctgtatcaaccagtacccactgctcacgagacacatacacatgaactcttcgaaccagaatcagatgtagagctacggcctcaagtttccacacttagcacaacgatcaccaacaggcaccttgattctcgccgcttcctcagattctctacctgtagatcggcctacagagccttgacttgcctgatccatgtcattagatcctttaaaaacagacagtcgagaccagctccatgcaaaggctggcatcgttgtcataaagcttacacagtagaagagctcacgcaagccaaacacgcaatcatctgttgtgtacagcatgaagcttatacccagactctagagtccctccggaaccacagaagtgtcccaaaagatagtccccttaaaaaactggacccgtttgtggatactcaaggactgctgagagtcgggggacgaatttcaaatgcaaagcttgaaaatgacgagtgtactccaatcattgttcctcatggccatgttgctttcctgctggttgagcattatcacgcacaggttagacatcaagggcgcttgataactgaaggagccctacgggaagcgggtttctggataacaggagctaagcgacttgtgagtagagtcatcttcaaatgtatcatctgcaggaaactccgtggttcttgtcaatcccaaaaaatggcagacctaccagcagaccgtttgagtaccgaacctccttttactaacgtgagcctcgatgtgtttggtccctggtcagttgtcacacgtcagactaggggaggacatgcaaacagcaagcgctgggccgtcttgttcacatgtttgagtattagagccgtacacatagaagtcattgagacaatggacacatccagcttcataaatgccttcagacgattcatttctctcagaggacatgtaaagcatatacgctctgacagaggatctaactttgtaggagcatgtggtgaactaaagattccctcaaatctggacattaaccaagtagaaagacgtctttcagaactaggttgtacgtggacctttaacccaccgcactcatctcatatgggaggtgtgtgggagcgcatgatcggcatcgctcgcagaagcctcgattccatctttctgcaacttggtccttcgaagctcactcatgagactctaacaaccttcatggccgaggtagtagctataatgaacgccagaccactggttcccatatccaatgaccctgatgacctatctctgctcaccccttcaactctcctcacccagaagtttaatgtgagtatgccgacttctggagagtttactacaaaagacttgtacaaatctcaatggaaaagagttcaaatgttagcagaccttttctggactaagtggagaaaacaatatctctctacattacagacaagagacaaatggcaagatagtagacccaacatgaaacctgggaatgtcgtcctagtgaagaacactcagtctaaaaggaacgagtggcctctaggattggtaaccaaggtcttcccaagtcaagacggacaggtcaggaaagtggaaatcaagattcccaagcaaagtggaaagctgtttcttagacctgtatctgaacttattctattgctctag